The Deltaproteobacteria bacterium genomic interval GGTGACGAAAAGAATTCGATTGCCTTTTGGTGGAGTCAAGTAGGCGAAACCCTTGGCAAAATCATAAAATTCCTCGATGGTGTGGGCCCGGCAGACATTGTATCGTTTGAACAGGGCGTCGTAAATGGCGTCGGCTCCGGCAAGAGCCTTGGTGTGAGATTCTGCCGCCACTTTTCCCCTAGGAGTTCTGCCCGACTTGAGTACCACCAGTGGCTTGCGCAACTGTTCCAAGGCGCTGTTGAATTGTGCTGGCCGTTTGACGCCCTCGATATAGGCAGCTATGACCTCGGTGTGTGGATCCTGGTTGAAATAAGAGATCAGGTCGGCCTCGTCTACATCAGCCCGATTGCCCATGCTGACGAAGCAGGAAACGCCGAGCTTTTCCTCCGAGAACCAGTCCATCATGGCTGCGCCAACCGTGCCGCTTTGAGAGATGACGGCAACCTTTCCCCTGTAAGTGAGCAATGGCCATGAGGCGCACAGGGGATGGTGGGGATTGTTCACCCCCTGGCAGTTGGGGCCAATAAGCCTGATGCCGGTCTGCCCACATATGGCGACCAGTTCCTCCTGCAGCCTTTCACCTTCGGCGCCGGCCTCGCTGAAGCCGCCAGTGATGATTATGGCGCCCTTGACCCCTGCCTCGCCGCACTCCTGCAAGGTCTGCGGCACAAATCTGGCAGGGATAATGATCACCGCCAGATCGGGAGGCTCCGGGATCTCCTTGATGCCAGCCCAGCAGGGCAGGTCGAGAATTCTGTCCGCCTTGGGGTTCACGGGATAGATGGCGCCGGTAAAACCGCTGTCCACAATGTTCTTGAGGATCTCGTGTCCAAGTTTATCTGGGCTGGTGGAAGCTCCTATTACCGCCACGCTTTGAGGTCTGAGGGTGGCTTGCAGCCGGCCGAATGCATCAGTGGCCGTCATGGTCAACCTCCTTTTGCTGAGATGCTTAGAGTTGCGGTTCCAGTGTGCCGGCAAAGGCTTGCACCTGCTGGCAGGGCTGCTTCGGCAACTGGCCAGACATCTCCTCGAGCTCTGGGTACTGCCCGGTGATGGAATGCTGGCGCTGTCATACCAGTGAGGGCAACAATAGTTTTCAGCTGGTGATCTTGTTTGCCTTTTCAGCGACCTTGGCGTTGAATTTATCCGTCTGGATGATGAAGCGTTGGTGCACTGCCTCGCCGATCTTTTCGACCTCGTCAAAACCCACAACCTCGAAGGTGAGCTTTCTGCCGTCAATCTCAGTGAGTTTGGCCTCGAAGCGCACCTTCATACCAAGGGGTGTGGCTGCCAGGTGGCTGAACTTCATGCCGATGCCCACCGTTTGCTGTCCTGATTCCAGATGGGCCAGGACCATATCGGCGCACACCTCCTCGATGTGTCCCACCATTGCTCGGGTGGCATAGACATTGGGTACATGCGGGTAGACTCTCTGGGCAGACATCTCTGAGGTAGTCTGACGTTCCAGGGTGTGTGTCATGCCAACTTCCAACGATTGTGCCATGGCTGTCTCCTCTTGCACCATAGTTTCTGCGACAGAAAACCCACAAAACTGTCTGGAACCGGCGTGGTGTCAGTCCACCGATTCTCAGGTGTCCGCTTGATTTGCCTGCTGCTCAGCACTTCGATTCGCATATGCAGCGAGGTATTTTGTTGATAAACCTCGAAGCCTTTGCTCACCTAGCAGCAAGTCCCGAGTAAATAAGTCCATCATTGAACTTATGAATCGAAGGACCCGGACAACCCATAGAACCTGCAGGTATTGGCCGCAGTTGACTCTGCAACTTTCTCTGGCGGCCATTGTAACAGTTTTGCCAGCAGGGACACAACCTTTTCCAGAAACACTGGCTCGTTTCTCGGCTGATCAGGGAAGGGAGACAGGGCTGGTGAATCGGTTTCCACCAGGAGGAGTTCTGGGTCCAGGGTGGCCACGGCTCGCTGCAGCTCCAAATTGCTGAAGAGAAGAGCGGAAAATGACAGGTAGAAGCCGCGGCTGGCAGCTTTGCGCGCCACAGCGCTGCTGCCATTGAAAGAATGAAACAGAACCCGGGTGCGGGCGCAGCTGAGCATCTCCAGGGTCTGCTCTTCAGCCAGACGGGCGTGTACTACCAGGGGAAGATTCCATTGTTCAGCGTGCTCCAGGGCCTGCTCCAGCAGGAGAAACTGCCGCTGTCGGCGGCGCTGATCCCTTACATGGTGGAAATCCGGGCCCGCCTCTCCCACTGCCACCAGTTCATGTCTGACTGAGGCAATGGCCTGCCAGAGCTTCTGCATCCGGCGGTCATCCAGGTATGCTGCCACTCTGGGATGGTAGCCTGCACTGAGGTGGACAAAACCAGGGTAGTCTCTCTTTATCTCCAGACTCTTGTGCAGACTCTGCTCGTCCACTGCAGAGATGACCAGGCCGGCAAGGCGGTGGCAGGCCCGCTGCATGACCTCATGCCGATCATGACAGTACTTTTCTGAATAGATGTGGCAGTGGGCATCGATCATGGCGGTGCTGGTCGAACCGAGCTGTTGCTGAAGCGGCTGTTTCAATAACATGGCGTCGTGTCAGAGGCTTGCCCTATCAGCCATCCTCTCTGGCAGCTAGCGAACCAGTGCGGCAGACTCGGACACCACTCCGAACAGGCTCTCTTGCAAATGAGGATGGTCGAGAAGCTGATCACCAGTGCCCGAAAGGGTGATTCTGCCTTCTTCCAGGAGATAGGCCCGGGTGGCAACCTTGAGAATTCTTCGCACGTGCTGCCCGGCGAGGAACAGAGTAATGCCGTGCCGGCGGATCACTTTCAGGGTGTGGCACAGTCTGTTCACATCCCTGGGCGCCAGTCCGAGAAAAGGATCGTCGAGCATGAGCAGTCGCGCCCCGCTCATGAGGCCGCGCGCTAGAGTGAGCATGCGCTTCTGGCCGCCGCTGAGGACTCCAGCCAGTTGTTTGCGCTTCTCGGCGAGCACCGGGAAGAGTTCCAGGACAAAGGCAAGCCGGCGTTCTTTCTCCTGACGGCAGGTGTAGGCGCCTACTTCGAGATTCTCGCCCACAGTCATAAATGGGAAGACGCTCATGCCTTCAGGCACATAGACGATGCCTTTCCTGACTACTTCATGCACTGCCAGGCTCTGGATCGGCTCCTGTTCGAAGGTGATTTCGCCCTGCACTGGTCTGATGAGACCGGCCACCGCTTTCATAAAAGTGGTCTTGCCTGAACCATTGGGACCCACTATGGAAGTGATCTGCTCCCGGCATACGGAGAGGCTGACCCGAACCAGGGCCTGGTTTTCCCCGTAATAAACCGTAAGGTTGCGCACCGCGAGAAGCGGTTTGGCGGTTGTCACTGACATATCCTTTCGCACTTATTACTCCATCACGAATCATCCTCGTGGCGCAGCCCGAGGTATGCCCGGATCACCTCACGATTGCGCATCACTCGAGCTGGCGGCCCCACTGCCACCACCTCACCATGGTCCAGGGCAAGCAGCCTGTCCGAGACTCGCAGGCTGAGGTTCATAAAGTGGTCTATAATGATGAGGCTCACGCCCCGCTGCCGCACGCGCAGCACCAGCTCCACTGCCATTTTGACTGCCACGGGGCTGAAGCCGGCGGCAACTTCGTCCAGCAGCAGCAGCTTCGGCCTGGTGGCAAGGGCCCGGGCCAGGTCCAACCGCCGCTGTTCGCTCAAAGTAAGCTCTGCCGCTGGCAGCTCGGCCTTGTGGGCGATGCCCACCAGGGCAAGAAGATCGCGGGCTGCCTCCAGGTCCTCCTCTCTGGTGCGCAAGTGGAAGCCCTTGCCAAAGACGCGGCCGCACACCACATTGTCCAGCACTGTCATCCTAGCAAAAGGCCGCGAAGACTGAAAGGTCCTGCTTATGCCCAGCCGACAGATTTCATAAGGTTGGCAGCGGCTGATGTCGGTACTTTTGAAAATAATCTGGCCGCTGTCGGCTCGATAGCGGCCGCTGATGATATTGAAAAGAGTTGTCTTGCCAGCGCCGTTTGGCCCCACCAGGCCGATAATTTCTCCTTCCTCCATGGTGAAGTCGAGTTCCTTGAGAACCTGGAGATCTCCGAACCACTTGCTTACCTTGTGGAGCCGCAGCAGAGTCACGTCGTCCTTCGCAGTTTACTCCATAAGCCTTCTGGCATGAATAGGATGGTTATGATGAGGACCAGGCCATAGACAAACTCGTGTCCAGCAGGCAGCAGTGGATGAAAAACAAATTGATCCAGGGGGTAGATAAGCAGAGCTGCCAGTGCCGGGCCCAGGGCAGTAAAGCGGCCGCCGCAGAGGGCAAAGATCATGGGCACCGTGGAAAAACGTAGACTGTATACCAGATCCGGCTCGATATAGCGGATGAGATGAGCATAGCAGCCGCCGCCTATGCCTGTGATTGCCGCACTGCCGAGCAAGGCCAGCAGCCGAAATCTGTTCACCGAGATTCCCACAGCTGCGGCGGCGATCTCCTCTTCGCGGATAGCCTCCAGAGCCAGGCCGAAGTTGCTGCGAAACAGGCAGAGCACCACAGAGCCTATAAAAAAACCATAGAGCAGCACAAGGTAGTAGGAGCCCGCAGCGCTGCCGTATTGCAGCTGCCAGAATGGCAATTGTAGAGAAGGGAATTTCGGCAGACCAACCAGACCGAGAGAACCCCGCGTCAGGCTGTCCCAGTTGTCGGTGATTACTTTAGGAATCTCCACAAAGGCGAGAGTTGCCAGAGCAAAGTAAGCGCCTCGCAGTCTGGTACAGACCAGCCCCATGAGCAGACCGACGGCCGCGGCTGTTATGCCGGCAAGGGGAATGCTCAGCCAGACAGTAAAGCCCAGGTTCATGCTCAGCAGGGCGGAAGTATAGCTCCCCACTCCAAAGAAGGCCGCGTGTCCCAGGGATATGGCGCCACAGAGGCCGAGAACATTCCAGGCCATGGCCAGGATGGCCAGCAGCAGGGCGTGGGTCAATACCTGCAGAACGTAATCGTTGACTGGCAAGATCAGGGGCAGGCAGAAAAGC includes:
- a CDS encoding ABC transporter ATP-binding protein, with the translated sequence MRKDMSVTTAKPLLAVRNLTVYYGENQALVRVSLSVCREQITSIVGPNGSGKTTFMKAVAGLIRPVQGEITFEQEPIQSLAVHEVVRKGIVYVPEGMSVFPFMTVGENLEVGAYTCRQEKERRLAFVLELFPVLAEKRKQLAGVLSGGQKRMLTLARGLMSGARLLMLDDPFLGLAPRDVNRLCHTLKVIRRHGITLFLAGQHVRRILKVATRAYLLEEGRITLSGTGDQLLDHPHLQESLFGVVSESAALVR
- a CDS encoding ABC transporter ATP-binding protein — encoded protein: MEEGEIIGLVGPNGAGKTTLFNIISGRYRADSGQIIFKSTDISRCQPYEICRLGISRTFQSSRPFARMTVLDNVVCGRVFGKGFHLRTREEDLEAARDLLALVGIAHKAELPAAELTLSEQRRLDLARALATRPKLLLLDEVAAGFSPVAVKMAVELVLRVRQRGVSLIIIDHFMNLSLRVSDRLLALDHGEVVAVGPPARVMRNREVIRAYLGLRHEDDS
- a CDS encoding branched-chain amino acid ABC transporter permease; the protein is MQALLSTIRKTFSRADMGGLFVGSAVLFCLPLILPVNDYVLQVLTHALLLAILAMAWNVLGLCGAISLGHAAFFGVGSYTSALLSMNLGFTVWLSIPLAGITAAAVGLLMGLVCTRLRGAYFALATLAFVEIPKVITDNWDSLTRGSLGLVGLPKFPSLQLPFWQLQYGSAAGSYYLVLLYGFFIGSVVLCLFRSNFGLALEAIREEEIAAAAVGISVNRFRLLALLGSAAITGIGGGCYAHLIRYIEPDLVYSLRFSTVPMIFALCGGRFTALGPALAALLIYPLDQFVFHPLLPAGHEFVYGLVLIITILFMPEGLWSKLRRTT
- a CDS encoding thioesterase family protein — encoded protein: MTHTLERQTTSEMSAQRVYPHVPNVYATRAMVGHIEEVCADMVLAHLESGQQTVGIGMKFSHLAATPLGMKVRFEAKLTEIDGRKLTFEVVGFDEVEKIGEAVHQRFIIQTDKFNAKVAEKANKITS
- a CDS encoding TatD family hydrolase, whose protein sequence is MLLKQPLQQQLGSTSTAMIDAHCHIYSEKYCHDRHEVMQRACHRLAGLVISAVDEQSLHKSLEIKRDYPGFVHLSAGYHPRVAAYLDDRRMQKLWQAIASVRHELVAVGEAGPDFHHVRDQRRRQRQFLLLEQALEHAEQWNLPLVVHARLAEEQTLEMLSCARTRVLFHSFNGSSAVARKAASRGFYLSFSALLFSNLELQRAVATLDPELLLVETDSPALSPFPDQPRNEPVFLEKVVSLLAKLLQWPPEKVAESTAANTCRFYGLSGSFDS